Proteins encoded within one genomic window of Dermatophilus congolensis:
- a CDS encoding ABC transporter ATP-binding protein, with product MIHLDNVVKTYPRGTTAVNGLSLEAPTGKVTVLVGPSGCGKTTTLRMINRMVEPTSGTITINGRDTAEMNPDQLRRGIGYVIQAGGLFPHRTVLDNIATVPILLGTPKKKVRDRARELLNLVGLDPEHAHRYPRQLSGGQQQRVGVARALAADPPLILMDEPFSAVDPVVRTQLQDDLRRLQHELGTTIVLVTHDIDEAIRLGDHIAVLRVGGSLAQTGTPTELLTNPADDFVADFIGTDRGYRCLAFTATPNLPLIHETTVRLGDTPTHITTTAAGQHWILALDNNNKPLGWVDTTTITQPLASHHLHRGGTLATTNSSLRRTLDAALSSPSGRGVLTHPDGTFAGTIHANQLLDAIENTRNHPTSQERP from the coding sequence ATGATTCACCTGGATAACGTCGTCAAGACCTATCCCCGCGGAACAACAGCCGTCAACGGGCTCTCACTAGAAGCGCCCACCGGAAAAGTCACCGTCCTGGTCGGCCCCTCCGGATGCGGCAAAACCACCACCCTGCGAATGATCAACCGCATGGTCGAACCCACCAGCGGAACCATCACCATCAACGGCCGCGACACCGCAGAAATGAACCCCGACCAGCTACGCCGCGGCATCGGCTATGTCATCCAAGCCGGCGGACTATTCCCCCACCGCACCGTCCTGGACAACATCGCCACCGTCCCCATCCTGCTAGGAACCCCCAAGAAAAAAGTCCGCGACCGCGCCCGCGAACTGCTCAACCTCGTCGGCCTCGACCCCGAACACGCCCACCGCTACCCACGCCAACTCTCCGGCGGGCAACAACAACGCGTCGGCGTCGCCCGTGCCCTAGCCGCAGACCCACCACTCATCCTCATGGATGAACCCTTCAGCGCCGTGGACCCCGTCGTACGCACCCAACTCCAAGACGACCTACGCCGACTCCAACACGAACTCGGCACCACCATCGTCCTCGTCACCCACGACATCGACGAAGCAATCCGCCTTGGCGACCACATCGCAGTCCTGCGCGTCGGGGGATCCCTCGCCCAAACCGGCACACCTACCGAACTACTCACCAACCCCGCCGACGACTTCGTCGCCGACTTCATCGGAACCGACCGCGGCTACCGCTGCCTAGCCTTCACCGCCACCCCAAACCTGCCTCTCATCCACGAAACAACCGTCCGCCTCGGAGACACTCCCACCCACATCACCACCACCGCAGCCGGCCAACACTGGATCCTCGCCCTCGATAACAACAACAAACCACTCGGCTGGGTCGACACAACCACCATCACCCAACCACTGGCCAGCCACCACCTCCACCGCGGCGGCACCCTAGCCACCACCAACTCCTCCCTACGCCGAACCCTCGACGCTGCCCTATCCTCACCCAGCGGACGCGGCGTACTCACCCACCCCGATGGCACATTCGCTGGCACTATTCACGCCAACCAACTACTGGATGCCATCGAAAACACGAGAAACCACCCCACCAGCCAGGAACGCCCATGA
- a CDS encoding peptidoglycan D,D-transpeptidase FtsI family protein, translating into MNNPIRRVAILAATMFAALLISTTIIQFFQAQELRDKPNNTRTLLASYATARGSILVGGNEIASSRPVDDQYRYQRVYPKGDLYAHVTGYYSLVYGAGAGLEKAAHDLLSGQASSLIYRRLGDLITGQNPSGATLELTINPAAQKAAEAALGERRGAAVALDPKTGAVLAMVSHPTFDPNSLAGHDRSKVTSAWERFSKAKSNPTINRAIGGNLYPPGSTFKLITAAAALESQKYGTQTQLPGPERLPLPGSSTSLPNAGGGACDNGTVTLARAVQMSCNTAFGYLGQQLGGDAIRSQAAKFGFGEQLKIPMSVTPSTIPKNSDTAQNIQIAIGQFDVRATPMQIAMVTAGIANGGELMKPYLISKTMGADLDVIEETRPQKLSTAVSKETAKKLTQMMEGVVEGGTGTKAQISGVKVAGKSGTAEHGEGRPPHAWFTAFAPANDPQVAVAVVVEDGGVAGSEGGGGKVSAPIAKKIMEAVINR; encoded by the coding sequence ATGAACAACCCCATCCGTCGCGTCGCGATCCTCGCCGCAACAATGTTCGCGGCCTTACTGATCTCCACCACGATCATTCAGTTTTTCCAAGCACAAGAACTGCGAGACAAACCGAATAACACCCGCACTCTTCTGGCCTCTTATGCCACCGCGCGCGGATCAATCCTCGTTGGCGGCAATGAAATTGCCTCGTCCCGACCCGTGGATGACCAATACCGATACCAGCGCGTCTACCCCAAAGGTGACCTATACGCCCACGTCACTGGCTACTACTCACTCGTCTATGGAGCAGGCGCTGGCCTGGAGAAAGCAGCTCACGATCTCCTCAGCGGTCAAGCAAGCTCACTCATCTACCGACGCCTCGGCGATCTCATCACTGGCCAAAACCCCAGCGGAGCAACCCTGGAACTGACCATCAACCCAGCTGCACAGAAGGCAGCCGAAGCAGCACTCGGCGAACGTCGCGGCGCCGCAGTCGCGCTCGATCCTAAAACTGGCGCCGTCTTAGCCATGGTCAGCCACCCCACATTCGACCCCAACTCCTTGGCAGGTCACGATCGCAGCAAAGTGACCAGTGCCTGGGAACGGTTCTCCAAAGCTAAGAGCAACCCCACCATCAACCGAGCTATCGGCGGTAACCTCTATCCACCCGGATCCACTTTCAAACTCATCACAGCCGCCGCAGCTCTCGAATCACAAAAATACGGAACCCAAACCCAACTACCCGGACCTGAACGACTCCCCCTGCCAGGCAGCAGCACAAGCCTTCCCAACGCCGGAGGTGGCGCATGCGACAACGGCACAGTCACTCTCGCACGCGCTGTACAAATGTCCTGCAACACAGCTTTCGGTTACCTCGGACAGCAACTCGGCGGTGACGCTATCCGCAGCCAGGCAGCAAAATTCGGGTTCGGTGAACAACTCAAAATTCCCATGTCAGTTACCCCAAGCACCATCCCTAAGAACAGCGATACAGCACAGAACATCCAAATTGCTATCGGCCAATTCGATGTCCGCGCGACTCCCATGCAAATAGCTATGGTCACTGCAGGCATCGCTAACGGCGGCGAACTGATGAAGCCATACCTCATCAGCAAAACAATGGGCGCAGACCTTGATGTCATCGAGGAAACACGTCCACAAAAACTCAGCACAGCAGTCAGCAAAGAAACAGCTAAAAAACTCACCCAAATGATGGAAGGCGTCGTGGAAGGCGGAACTGGCACCAAAGCACAGATTTCCGGCGTCAAGGTCGCTGGAAAGTCTGGTACCGCCGAACACGGAGAAGGGCGCCCACCACACGCATGGTTCACGGCGTTCGCGCCGGCAAACGACCCACAGGTCGCCGTCGCCGTCGTGGTCGAAGACGGCGGAGTAGCAGGAAGCGAAGGGGGCGGCGGCAAGGTTTCGGCACCGATCGCCAAAAAAATCATGGAGGCAGTGATCAACCGATGA
- a CDS encoding ABC transporter permease — translation MNWLYDNWTHVLNLTTHHALLAATPLLIGLLLAIPLGRIAHQYRHAYQPIILASSLLYTIPSLAMFILMPLILGTKILDPINVIVAMTLYTLALLVRTIADALNAIDDTITQAATAMGIGPLRRFLTIELPLATPIISAGLRVAAISNVSIVSVAAIIGVNQLGTLFTDGFARTYPAPIIAGTIACILLALLFDLTIVVLSSLATPWTRKDPT, via the coding sequence ATGAACTGGCTCTACGACAACTGGACCCACGTTCTCAACCTCACTACCCACCATGCCCTCCTAGCAGCAACCCCACTGCTCATAGGCCTCCTCCTAGCTATCCCCCTAGGACGAATCGCCCACCAATACCGTCACGCCTACCAACCCATCATCCTCGCCAGCTCACTGCTCTACACCATCCCCTCCCTGGCCATGTTTATCCTCATGCCACTCATCCTGGGCACAAAAATTCTCGACCCCATCAACGTCATCGTGGCCATGACCCTCTACACCCTGGCCCTCCTCGTACGCACCATCGCCGACGCCCTCAACGCCATCGACGACACCATCACCCAAGCAGCCACCGCCATGGGAATTGGGCCCCTGCGCCGCTTCCTCACCATCGAACTCCCCCTGGCCACCCCCATCATCAGCGCTGGCTTACGCGTGGCTGCCATCAGCAACGTCTCCATCGTCTCCGTTGCCGCCATCATCGGAGTCAACCAACTCGGCACCCTCTTCACCGACGGATTCGCTCGCACCTACCCAGCCCCCATCATCGCCGGCACCATCGCCTGCATACTCCTGGCACTTTTGTTCGACCTGACCATCGTTGTCCTCAGCTCCCTGGCCACCCCCTGGACCAGAAAAGACCCAACATGA
- a CDS encoding FtsW/RodA/SpoVE family cell cycle protein, with the protein MSTISSFRPRTRRNLELLLILASVGLVLLAYLNVGLSTVGKVPVDLFTQGGWLLAFSLGFHGVLRWRASYADPLILPIVTLLNGLGIVMIHRLDVAHHRDAATAGAPRQIMWTGVAMAIAIAIVLILKDHRVLRRYTFSMMALGIIFLLLPLTPFLGQNINGARIWIHIGPASFQPGEIAKIVLTIFFAAYLVQTRDALSLTGRKFLGITFPHARVFGPILMAWMASLLVLVGQRDLGSSLLFFGLFVAMLYIATERTSWIVIGLTMFSAGAIVAYTLFTHVQQRVLFWLDPWSKEALNQSDQLVRGLMGMGAGGLLGTGFGRGRPDLTYFAESDFIIPSFAEELGLIGIFGILTLYILLVERGLRTALGTRDGFGKLLSAGLAFSMTMQIFVVVGGVTRVIPLTGLTSPFLSQGGSSLLANWAIVALLLRISDHARRPIPEPRPTPETSTPTTTTEVQA; encoded by the coding sequence ATGAGCACCATCTCTTCATTCCGGCCACGAACACGCCGCAACCTCGAACTTCTGCTCATTCTCGCCTCCGTAGGGCTGGTCCTTCTGGCCTACCTCAACGTCGGCCTGTCCACTGTCGGCAAAGTCCCCGTGGACCTCTTCACCCAAGGCGGTTGGCTCCTAGCTTTCAGCCTGGGCTTCCACGGTGTTCTTCGCTGGCGCGCCTCCTACGCTGACCCCCTCATCCTGCCCATCGTCACGCTCCTGAACGGGCTGGGAATCGTCATGATTCACCGCCTCGACGTTGCTCACCACCGTGACGCCGCCACCGCCGGCGCACCCCGCCAAATCATGTGGACCGGTGTCGCAATGGCCATCGCCATCGCGATCGTCCTCATCCTCAAAGATCACCGCGTTCTCCGCCGCTACACCTTCAGCATGATGGCTTTGGGCATCATCTTCCTGCTTCTGCCGCTGACGCCCTTCCTCGGGCAAAACATCAACGGTGCCCGCATCTGGATTCACATCGGACCTGCATCTTTTCAACCCGGCGAAATCGCCAAAATCGTTCTCACAATTTTCTTCGCCGCCTACCTAGTCCAAACCCGCGACGCGCTTTCCCTCACCGGACGAAAATTCCTCGGCATCACTTTTCCCCACGCTCGTGTTTTCGGCCCCATCCTCATGGCATGGATGGCCAGCCTCTTGGTGCTGGTCGGCCAACGCGACTTGGGCTCATCACTGCTGTTCTTCGGGCTGTTCGTAGCAATGCTCTACATCGCCACTGAACGAACCAGCTGGATTGTCATCGGGTTGACGATGTTCAGCGCCGGAGCAATCGTTGCTTACACCCTCTTCACGCACGTACAACAACGCGTTTTGTTCTGGCTTGACCCCTGGTCCAAGGAAGCCCTCAACCAATCTGACCAACTCGTACGCGGTCTCATGGGAATGGGCGCAGGAGGCCTGCTTGGCACTGGATTCGGTCGCGGTCGCCCAGATCTGACCTACTTCGCCGAATCCGACTTCATCATTCCCAGCTTCGCCGAAGAACTCGGCCTCATCGGTATCTTCGGCATTCTCACCCTCTACATCCTCCTCGTGGAGCGAGGGCTACGCACCGCCCTAGGAACCCGGGACGGATTCGGAAAACTTCTCTCTGCAGGACTCGCCTTCTCCATGACCATGCAAATTTTCGTCGTCGTCGGAGGCGTCACCCGTGTCATCCCCCTTACCGGCCTGACCTCACCCTTCTTATCGCAAGGAGGATCATCCCTCTTGGCGAACTGGGCCATCGTTGCCTTGCTGCTGCGTATCAGCGACCACGCACGCCGTCCCATCCCTGAACCTCGCCCAACACCCGAAACAAGCACCCCCACGACCACTACGGAGGTGCAAGCATGA
- a CDS encoding FHA domain-containing protein FhaB/FipA: MSPLGEFTLTVVRLGLLIGLWLFIFAIVGVLRTDLYGTRIVHRTRNGDSIIRPAASTPSRGRGRRRAFTHLAVIDGPLRGVTVPLKESGVLLGRNPEATLVLDDDYASGRHARIYYDGSDWYVEDLNSTNGTLVDGAAIDQPQKIGEHNQLRIGTTVLELRR, encoded by the coding sequence GTGAGTCCACTGGGTGAATTCACACTGACCGTCGTCCGCCTCGGCCTACTCATCGGCCTATGGCTCTTTATCTTCGCCATCGTTGGTGTACTACGCACCGACCTTTACGGCACTCGCATCGTCCACCGCACACGTAACGGCGACTCCATCATCCGCCCAGCCGCAAGCACCCCTAGCCGCGGCCGAGGCAGACGCCGAGCATTCACACACCTAGCCGTCATCGATGGACCACTGCGCGGCGTCACCGTGCCTCTCAAAGAATCAGGAGTACTCCTGGGCCGTAACCCCGAAGCCACCCTGGTCCTCGACGACGACTACGCCTCAGGCCGCCACGCTCGCATCTACTACGACGGATCCGACTGGTATGTGGAAGACCTCAACTCCACCAACGGCACCCTGGTCGACGGCGCCGCCATCGACCAACCCCAAAAAATTGGAGAGCACAACCAGCTCCGCATCGGCACCACCGTTCTCGAACTGAGGCGCTGA
- a CDS encoding PP2C family protein-serine/threonine phosphatase has product MSIAWNYAARTDVGLVRSRNEDSGYAGPHLIAIADGMGGHAGGNVASSLVISRIARLDGDSHGCDDALELLARTVAEANNDINTAVEEHHELNGMGTTFTGLMRCGADNLVLVHIGDSRAFMVRDEQFTQITIDHSFVQSLVDAGRISPEDAENHPQRSLVTRVLTGAPEDEPDLSVRRARPGDRYVICSDGLSDYVSRSTIEEVITAGMPPVDTLKKLIDLALKAGAPDNVTVVIADVTDEKPDSPHHPIVVGAAAEHGERPDPTTALSPAQKAAAFQAQTTGKRTEPDTGEEIDDGSSATDRRTRRSGILITLLTLATVTLGLVGAYAWTQQQRYLGIAGDIVGVYRGIPQSIGAIPLSHVERDVSDIKIENLPDYYRSRLAAAIPAADDADIENQIQVLRVQQAQCLTRMAAGAPCGVDATPAPPTSQPSPTSTTSSPSGSAAPTVIPASPPTAEPPLRTPRTAQPVPHTSRHTKPPAKEVRP; this is encoded by the coding sequence ATGAGTATCGCGTGGAATTACGCGGCACGCACCGACGTCGGCCTCGTCCGCAGCCGCAACGAAGACTCCGGCTACGCAGGCCCCCACCTCATCGCCATCGCCGACGGCATGGGCGGTCATGCCGGCGGCAACGTCGCCAGCTCGCTAGTCATCTCCAGAATCGCCCGTCTCGATGGAGACAGCCACGGTTGCGATGACGCCCTCGAACTCCTGGCCCGTACCGTCGCAGAAGCCAACAACGACATCAACACCGCTGTTGAGGAACACCACGAACTCAACGGCATGGGAACCACCTTCACCGGCCTTATGCGCTGCGGCGCAGATAACCTTGTTCTCGTCCACATCGGTGACAGCCGCGCCTTCATGGTCCGCGACGAGCAATTCACCCAAATCACCATCGACCACTCCTTCGTACAATCACTCGTCGACGCAGGACGCATCAGCCCCGAAGACGCAGAGAATCACCCCCAACGTTCCCTCGTCACCCGTGTACTTACCGGTGCTCCCGAAGACGAACCCGACCTGTCAGTACGCCGTGCACGCCCGGGCGACCGGTACGTCATCTGCTCAGACGGCCTGTCCGACTACGTCAGCCGCAGCACTATCGAAGAAGTCATCACCGCCGGTATGCCACCGGTTGACACCCTCAAAAAGCTTATTGACCTCGCACTCAAAGCAGGGGCTCCTGACAACGTCACCGTCGTCATCGCCGACGTCACCGACGAAAAACCAGACTCACCCCACCACCCCATCGTCGTAGGCGCTGCCGCCGAACACGGCGAACGCCCCGACCCCACCACTGCCCTCTCCCCCGCCCAAAAAGCAGCTGCATTCCAGGCCCAAACTACGGGCAAACGTACCGAACCCGACACTGGCGAAGAGATTGATGACGGCTCCTCCGCTACTGACCGGAGGACCCGCCGCAGCGGTATTCTCATCACCCTGCTCACCCTCGCCACCGTCACCCTCGGACTTGTCGGCGCCTACGCCTGGACCCAACAGCAGCGATACCTCGGCATCGCTGGCGACATCGTCGGGGTATACCGCGGAATCCCCCAAAGCATCGGCGCGATTCCCCTATCCCACGTCGAACGCGACGTCAGCGACATCAAAATCGAGAACTTGCCCGACTACTACCGCAGCAGGCTCGCCGCAGCCATCCCCGCAGCTGACGACGCCGACATCGAGAACCAAATCCAAGTTCTGCGCGTGCAACAAGCACAGTGTCTGACCCGCATGGCTGCAGGAGCCCCCTGTGGAGTCGATGCAACCCCCGCACCTCCAACTTCACAGCCCAGCCCCACCAGCACCACCTCATCACCATCAGGCTCCGCTGCACCCACCGTGATCCCCGCATCACCACCCACAGCCGAACCTCCACTGCGTACTCCACGCACCGCACAACCAGTCCCCCACACCAGCCGACACACTAAACCGCCCGCAAAGGAGGTACGACCATGA
- a CDS encoding FhaA domain-containing protein → MGLFDRIEAKLASTINGAFARAFKAEVQPVEIGAAMRKAMDDKAAIVSSDRAIVPNNFVVELSISDYDRLTAYEDLLTEELIASAEEHIHTQRYHPAGPIRVSFIDLDDLETGVFRVRSTSGYDSPPPAERRRGRGPGEVIETHYPHDAPRSRVSPNPVFPPDAVADPDSPYDIATNAAHAANSAAKGTAEVNRMYQRRNDSYLTPHEREAQRQDDLSYWGPDEDDARTARNPIIEEDPAPFPPDILPDPSSRPWIDVDGDAYPLLGPITIIGRDTNAQISLEDSSISRRHCEIRVTHDGPHLIIGLRDLGSTNGTFLNGERVPSARLSDGDRITIGRISFVLHTRRR, encoded by the coding sequence GTGGGACTCTTCGACCGCATAGAGGCCAAACTGGCCTCAACCATCAACGGAGCATTCGCACGCGCTTTTAAAGCTGAAGTGCAACCCGTCGAGATCGGCGCAGCCATGCGTAAGGCCATGGACGACAAAGCCGCCATCGTTTCCTCCGACCGGGCCATCGTCCCCAATAACTTCGTCGTAGAACTATCCATCAGCGACTACGACCGCCTCACTGCCTACGAAGACCTCCTCACCGAGGAACTCATCGCCAGCGCTGAAGAACACATCCACACCCAGCGTTACCACCCCGCGGGGCCCATTCGCGTATCTTTCATCGACCTTGATGACCTCGAAACTGGCGTCTTCCGTGTCCGCTCCACCAGCGGATATGACAGCCCTCCCCCAGCGGAACGTCGTCGCGGCCGCGGCCCCGGCGAAGTCATCGAAACTCATTACCCACACGATGCCCCCCGCAGCCGTGTCTCACCCAACCCAGTCTTTCCCCCCGATGCCGTCGCTGACCCAGACAGTCCATACGACATCGCGACTAACGCAGCACACGCGGCCAACAGCGCTGCCAAAGGCACCGCCGAAGTCAACCGCATGTACCAAAGACGCAACGACTCATACCTCACCCCCCACGAACGTGAAGCACAACGCCAAGATGATCTCTCTTACTGGGGGCCAGACGAGGACGACGCGCGCACCGCACGTAACCCCATCATCGAGGAAGACCCGGCACCATTTCCTCCCGACATCCTTCCCGACCCATCCAGCCGTCCTTGGATCGACGTTGATGGCGATGCTTACCCGCTCCTAGGCCCCATCACCATCATCGGCCGTGACACTAACGCCCAGATCTCTCTCGAAGACAGCAGCATCAGCCGCCGTCACTGCGAGATCCGCGTCACTCACGACGGCCCCCACCTCATCATCGGGCTACGCGACCTGGGGTCCACTAATGGCACCTTCCTCAACGGAGAGCGTGTCCCCAGTGCAAGACTGTCTGATGGCGACCGCATCACCATTGGTCGCATCAGTTTCGTCCTACACACGCGGAGGAGGTGA
- a CDS encoding protein kinase domain-containing protein: MRYETGLEFGNRYTLGDRIAVGGMGEVWRARDKVLERDVAIKLLSPTLAGQPGFAQRFREEARNSAALGHPNIANVYDYGEDSGAHWLVMELVEGNNLAHILKDEVRIDPDRTSSILAQAALGLQAAHDAGVIHRDVKTANIIIRNDGVAKITDFGISRAIDAVPITRTGEVMGTAQYISPEQATGKPVGPASDIYSLGVVAYEMVAGHRPFEETSPVATAMAHVQDPVPPLPGWVPEDLSTVIMSCLNKAPEDRPASAGDLARMLTGGPSAAGLLATQRITQPGSGQRITTRPQTHPVPTYYEDDVEEAPRNKTWLWFLIAIAVIGLLIFGGMASGLLGGGSKTPDSPETISPTSTAPTTSSPSSTTADSSGESSTIDARDYIGLTADEASAKLRERGFVPKINHIDAPQSAETVVSIDPTGSVSKGSEVKLNVSRGKGSGSSKPGSTATVTVTQAPSHTRTQNPAPSDKQPPSDQEPDSSDKNPDNSGKQDPAPPGGGANGFPHMHSAQQDQSAQQDATPLDEGMAQDK; encoded by the coding sequence ATGAGGTACGAGACCGGTCTAGAATTCGGCAACCGCTACACACTCGGCGATCGCATCGCAGTAGGCGGCATGGGCGAAGTGTGGCGCGCCCGTGACAAAGTGCTCGAACGCGACGTCGCCATCAAACTTCTCAGCCCCACCCTTGCCGGCCAACCCGGGTTCGCTCAACGGTTCCGCGAGGAGGCTCGCAACTCCGCAGCCCTTGGTCACCCCAATATCGCCAATGTCTACGACTATGGCGAAGACTCTGGTGCTCACTGGCTTGTGATGGAGCTAGTGGAGGGAAATAACCTCGCGCACATCCTCAAAGATGAAGTACGCATCGACCCAGATCGCACCTCTTCAATCCTTGCTCAGGCTGCGCTTGGTCTGCAGGCAGCCCACGATGCAGGCGTGATTCACCGCGATGTCAAGACCGCGAACATCATCATCCGTAACGATGGCGTCGCCAAGATCACCGACTTCGGTATTTCTCGTGCTATCGATGCGGTTCCGATTACTCGCACCGGCGAAGTGATGGGAACTGCGCAGTACATCTCGCCTGAGCAGGCCACTGGTAAACCAGTAGGCCCTGCCAGCGATATCTACTCGCTGGGTGTGGTTGCCTACGAGATGGTCGCTGGGCACCGTCCTTTCGAAGAAACCAGCCCAGTCGCTACAGCAATGGCGCATGTCCAGGATCCTGTCCCGCCACTACCTGGATGGGTACCTGAGGACCTCTCGACAGTCATCATGTCGTGTCTGAACAAGGCACCTGAGGATCGTCCTGCTTCGGCCGGTGATCTGGCCCGCATGTTGACTGGCGGTCCCTCTGCAGCTGGATTGCTCGCAACACAACGCATCACGCAACCTGGCTCTGGACAGCGCATCACCACCCGACCCCAGACGCACCCTGTCCCTACCTATTACGAAGACGACGTCGAGGAAGCACCTCGCAACAAAACATGGCTATGGTTCCTCATCGCTATCGCGGTCATTGGGTTGCTTATCTTCGGAGGTATGGCTTCTGGCCTGCTCGGAGGTGGCTCGAAAACACCTGATTCACCCGAGACGATCTCTCCCACGTCCACAGCTCCAACCACATCAAGCCCGAGCTCCACAACGGCAGACAGTAGCGGCGAATCCAGCACTATTGATGCACGTGACTACATCGGTCTAACTGCTGATGAGGCGAGCGCGAAACTGCGTGAACGTGGGTTTGTCCCGAAGATCAACCACATCGATGCGCCACAATCTGCTGAAACTGTTGTCTCCATTGATCCCACCGGATCGGTGTCTAAGGGCTCTGAAGTCAAACTCAACGTTTCGCGCGGTAAGGGCAGTGGCAGCAGTAAGCCTGGCAGCACAGCTACCGTCACGGTGACGCAAGCTCCCAGCCACACTCGAACGCAGAACCCAGCTCCTAGTGACAAGCAACCCCCGTCGGACCAGGAGCCGGACTCTTCGGACAAAAACCCTGACAACAGTGGGAAGCAGGACCCTGCTCCTCCCGGTGGTGGAGCCAACGGTTTCCCGCACATGCACTCGGCACAGCAGGATCAATCGGCACAGCAGGATGCAACGCCTTTGGATGAAGGAATGGCCCAAGACAAGTGA
- a CDS encoding ABC transporter permease: protein MITKIWTWLTDPMNWTGTTGIPNRLIEHLQYCAISLLIASLIAIPFGLYIGHTGKGRIWGVQLANGMRSVPTLGLLFVTVLLISPHLNSNWAFLGPSIAVLVLLAIPPILTGTYTGISSLDPATRDAARGMGMTPMHILWRVELPNALPLLFSGLRSAALQVIATATIAATVSVGGLGRFLIDGQAFRDFAMMSGGAILVAGLALAVDLSLIAVERLVVSPGIRTRNRQKT from the coding sequence ATGATCACCAAAATCTGGACATGGCTCACTGACCCCATGAACTGGACAGGCACCACCGGTATCCCCAACCGCCTGATCGAACACCTTCAATACTGCGCAATCAGCCTGCTGATCGCCTCTCTCATCGCGATACCTTTCGGCCTCTACATCGGCCACACCGGAAAAGGCCGCATCTGGGGCGTGCAGCTCGCCAACGGCATGAGATCAGTCCCTACCCTCGGACTGCTCTTCGTTACCGTCCTGCTCATCAGCCCACACCTGAACAGCAACTGGGCCTTTCTCGGCCCCAGCATCGCTGTACTCGTCCTTCTCGCCATCCCACCCATCCTCACCGGAACCTACACAGGCATCAGCTCGCTGGACCCCGCCACCCGCGATGCAGCACGCGGCATGGGGATGACCCCCATGCATATTCTTTGGCGCGTCGAACTGCCCAACGCCCTTCCTCTCCTGTTCAGCGGACTACGATCAGCCGCACTGCAAGTCATCGCCACGGCCACAATCGCAGCCACCGTCAGCGTGGGCGGACTCGGGCGATTCCTCATCGACGGGCAAGCCTTCCGTGACTTCGCCATGATGAGCGGCGGGGCCATTCTCGTAGCTGGTTTGGCCCTTGCAGTCGATCTTTCTCTCATTGCCGTAGAACGGCTTGTCGTCTCCCCAGGCATTCGCACCCGAAACCGTCAAAAAACCTAA